One region of Quercus lobata isolate SW786 chromosome 2, ValleyOak3.0 Primary Assembly, whole genome shotgun sequence genomic DNA includes:
- the LOC115975229 gene encoding uncharacterized protein LOC115975229, whose amino-acid sequence MPTTIKLTLVPFPNPKTLSPVTLPITSPISRRACSSSRPRILIVKCNNSGQREGSGGNLKDALAGMVDKQVGELLNREENRVLLDGLDKASQRVEMAKKELAEIEKQELEAKQMRDYINQLESQASEVAECQRQILEAGEMVEEAKRSLGLNVDGIEDGDAFLEKESEEIDRNEERVESVKAALISALVGTLAGLPISLTQATSSSELILPLTINFISCALFGVTFRYTIRRDLDNSQLKTGTSAAFGFVKGLAMLGSGPPLELNTGSFLSHAFDGAVYVSENLFLFVFASVGLDYCFKMKLLSPFPIKKSISR is encoded by the exons ATGCCCACCACAATCAAGCTCACTTTGGTTCCTTTTCCAAACCCCAAAACTCTTTCCCCAGTAACGCTTCCTATCACATCTCCAATCTCTCGCAGAGCCTGTTCAAGTTCAAGGCCTCGAATCCTAATAGTGAAATGCAACAACTCGGGCCAGAGAGAAGGTAGCGGTGGAAATCTGAAGGATGCACTGGCTGGTATGGTGGACAAGCAAGTAGGGGAGCTGTTGAACAGAGAAGAGAACAGGGTTTTGCTTGATGGGTTGGACAAGGCGTCACAGAGGGTAGAGATGGCCAAGAAAGAGCTAGCAGAGATTGAAAAACAAGAACTTGAAGCGAAGCAGATGAGGGATTACATTAACCAGCTTGAGAGCCAAGCTTCTGAG GTTGCAGAATGTCAAAGGCAAATATTAGAAGCAGGAGAAATGGTTGAAGAAGCAAAGCGCTCACTAGGGCTAAATGTGGATGGAATTGAAGATGGAGATgcttttttggagaaagaaagCGAAGAAATTGACAGAAATGAGGAGAGAGTGGAGTCCGTAAAAGCAGCTTTGATTTCTGCACTTGTTGGCACCCTTGCGGGCCTGCCCATCTCTTTAACCCAAGCAACAAGCAGTTCAGAACTCATACTTCCTCTTACAATTAACTTTATCAGCTGCGCACTGTTTGGAGTAACATTTCGATACACAATAAGAAGGGACTTGGACAATAGCCAGCTTAAGACAGGGACATCTGCAGCTTTTGGATTTGTTAAAG GTCTTGCCATGCTGGGTAGTGGACCACCTTTGGAACTAAATACTGGAAGCTTCTTATCACATGCTTTTGATGGAGCTGTATATGTGTCTGagaatcttttcctttttgtttttgcttctgTTGGTCTAGATTATTGTTTTAAGATGAAGCTACTTAGTccttttcctatcaaaaaatcaatttcaaggTAA